From the genome of bacterium:
ATCTCCTCGATGGCGGCGCGGAGCGCATCGGCCCGGGGATTGTCCTTCAGGAGCGTTTCGATCAGGGGATGTTCGGGGGCGCACACCATGAAGGTAACGCCGTAGACCGTATCCGGCCGGGTGGTGAACACCGAGAGGGTCTCACCCGTGGCCTCGAGGCGAAAATCGATCCGGGCCCCTTCGCTGCGGCCCAGCCAGTTGCGCTGCTGCTGCTTGACGTGATCGGGCCAGCCGGTGAGCCCATCAAGATCATCGAGGAGGCGCTGGGCATAGTCCGTGATTTTCAAGAACCACTGCCCGAGCCAGCGTTTCTCCACCACCGCTCCGCTGCGCCATGCGATGCCATCGTGGATCTGCTCGTTCGCCAGGACGGTTTCATCCACCGGGTCCCAGTTCACCAGCGCCTCTTTCTTGTAGGCCAGCCCCCGTTCGAGCATTTGGAGGAAAATCCACTGCGTCCAGCGATAATAGCCGGGATGCGCGGTGGAGAGTTCCCTTCGCCAGTCATAGGCGAGACCCGCCATTTTCAGCTGACGGCGCATGTTGTCGATATTTTTCTGGGTCCAGCTGGCAGGGTGAACCGAAGCCTGGATCGCCGCATTTTCCGCCGGAAGGCCAAGTGCGTCCCACCCCATCGGATGCAGCACTTCGAAGCCGCTCATTTTCCGGAAGCGGCTTATTGCATCTCCCATGGTGTAGTTGCAGGCATGCCCCATGTGGAGATCGCCCGAAGGATAGGGAAACATCATGAGGCAGTAGTAGGCAGGCTTCTCCCCAGGGTCGTCCGGCGCCTGGAATATCCCTTTTTCTTCCCAGAAATCCTGCCATTTCTTTTCGTACGTCGTCGGTTCGTAGGGGCCGAGCATGGTTCTCCTCATCTCCAACTGTGGCGGGCAACCGCGAAATCTTCGTTGAGCGTGCCGCAGGCGTCAAGAAGGGCCGGGAAAGAGTCCAAAAACGGAGAGCCGCTCTCAGCGCGCTCCCGTCGAAGGCCCCTCGCCCGCGGGGGAAGCCGCCTGCTGAAATTTTTCCAGGAGATGGGCCGGGATCCGCCCCGGTCTTCCCTCGGCATCCATCTTCGCGTGGACGGTGAACCCCTCGACGAGCGTCCGCCCTTCCTGCTCGACCCGGTAGTCGATGCGGATGCGCGCGCCCTGAGCCGGCCGGAGCCAGCCCGCCACCCGGACCATTCCGTCATAGCGGGCTCCGCTCATGTAGCGGCAGCCGCTCTCCAGCACCGGGAAGAAGATCCCCTCCTTCTCCAATTCCGCGTACGGCGTGCCGATGGCCT
Proteins encoded in this window:
- a CDS encoding thioesterase family protein; amino-acid sequence: MPFTADFRVRYAETDQMGVVHHAVYYVWFEHLRTEIFQAIGTPYAELEKEGIFFPVLESGCRYMSGARYDGMVRVAGWLRPAQGARIRIDYRVEQEGRTLVEGFTVHAKMDAEGRPGRIPAHLLEKFQQAASPAGEGPSTGAR